One Salmo salar chromosome ssa01, Ssal_v3.1, whole genome shotgun sequence DNA window includes the following coding sequences:
- the LOC106608742 gene encoding NK1 transcription factor-related protein 2 encodes MLDSKDPNVKMTSSHRISFSIIDILDPKKFNSKKKSELSPTKDKLPLLNAGLAHLEADTGADGEPLERMEAGEDTKTDHSSSAEHQVTVSNPLLVHSATEPEEQIEGDVDSISSTPETSATHDLLPHKRRRSDLGCAKPRRARTAFTYEQLVALENKFRSTRYLSVCERLNLALSLSLTETQVKIWFQNRRTKWKKQNPGADSTMPPGSNSLVSVNPSPVTCVSSSANYQTFPSFSSGNMIFHTDGAVPLSSTGGMLHPFLPNGYHLQPSYFTPHL; translated from the exons ATGCTGGATTCCAAGGATCCTAATGTGAAAATGACATCTAGTCATAGGATTTCTTTTTCTATAATTGACATATTGGACCCAAAGAAATTTAATAGCAAGAAGAAAAGCGAACTTTCTCCAACAAAGGACAAGCTTCCTTTGCTGAACGCAGGACTGGCACATTTAGAAGCGGACACTGGCGCAGATGGAGAGCCACTTGAGCGCATGGAAGCAG GCGAAGACACAAAGACTGACCACTCAAGTAGCGCAGAGCACCAGGTAACCGTCAGCAACCCACTTTTAGTACACTCAGCGACTGAGCCAGAGGAGCAAATAGAGGGGGACGTGGACAGCATCAGCAGCACCCCCGAAACTTCAGCCACGCATGACCTCTTGCCCCACAAACGGCGGCGCTCGGATCTTGGTTGTGCCAAGCCGCGACGCGCAAGAACTGCCTTCACCTATGAACAACTGGTGGCTCTGGAGAACAAATTCCGCTCTACGAGATACCTGTCCGTGTGTGAGAGACTCAACCTGGCTCTGTCCCTCAGCCTCACTGAGACGCAGGTCAAGATCTGGTTCCAGAACAGAAGAACCAAGTGGAAGAAACAGAACCCGGGTGCGGACAGCACGATGCCTCCCGGGTCCAACTCTTTGGTCAGTGTCAACCCAAGCCCTGTGACTTGTGTGTCGAGTTCAGCCAATTACCAAACTTTCCCGTCTTTCAGCTCTGGGAATATGATCTTTCATACTGATGGTGCGGTTCCTTTGTCGTCCACTGGAGGGATGTTACATCCCTTCTTACCCAATGGTTATCATCTCCAGCCGTCCTACTTTACTCCACATTTATGA